TGAGTTCAAGATCAGCCCTTAAGTAACATTTCCTACACAGAGGCTTAGGCTGTTCTCATGACACATTTTTGTTCACTGTTAAATCAGAAGTTTGGTCCCACCTAGGAATATTTCAGTAGACCTAATGGTCCATGCAATGAGTGCTCCCTTCCCCACAAGGCAACTCACCTACAGCTGTTCATATTATGGAAACAGCTCGTAGAGGAGAACAATGTTATAGTCTGGAAGGGCTGAAGTCACAATGCATGCTGGGAGAGAGCCTAAATAATAGCTGCCCAAGGAATGTGGTTCCATCAGTTCCTCCAAGTGCAGTGTGAAGCCCCATCTGCTGAATTTAGATCCCTGAGTTGTATGACTTCAGCTATCCATAGCTGTGGAGGTTTTTACCCAGCTTTATGCTCAGATCATACAAAAATGGTGGGGAAGTAGCAAACATTGTTTTAGGACACACTGAAAAGGCGGCAAATTAATGTTTTTGGCATTGCTCTATCCAAAACAAGGAATGCTTTCATTTGACAGCATCTAGCATTCCATTCATCGGACCTATTGGCAACTGCATTTGCTAGTTCCTAGCCAATTATGACCTCCTCTAGTTAATTTCAGGTGGCTGTAATGGAGGACAAGGGGAACTACTTTCTCTTTGCCTCAGATTATTGCATGAGCCAGCGATGCTGACCCTTCCACCTTCTGGGACACCATCCTCATTGTATAGGTGCCTGAATCCATCATAGAATTCATCTGTCTCCATGCTGTCTTCATTAATTTTGACGGAAGTAGGTGTGAAAGTTGCTGGAAGTGGCTGACTCACAATGACCCTTGAACTAATTTGACTTGAATTCTTCCATTCAGAATAATAGTAGGGTAACTTTCCCTCGGGATGAGCTCGGATGGCGTGGTTGGCAGGATTAAAGATGTAAACAGCATTGGATGGTTGTAAATGTATTAGCTGCTGATCCACAAGCTCTTTACAATGGATGAATTTGGTGCTACTAACCTGTAATGAAAGATACAGAACTGTTTTTCTCTAGTTTGTTAAATGATTCTGTCCTCTGGTCAAAGCTTTAATTGATGTGCAATTCTAAGGAAGCtcagtgaaaggaaaaaaaacccataattttCCAGTATCCAAGACTTATAATAATAGCTTAGCATTTATAGAGCTTCTCCTCAGTAgctctcaaaacattttacaaacggTGGGTGAAAATTATTATCCCAATGTTACTGATGAGAAAACTAGGATGTAGGGGGTTCAGTCACTGATGAGCCCAAGGTCACATGATGAGCAAACGGCAAAGTTAAAAACAGATTCTAGGTTTTTTGACTCCCATACTACCTCCATACTCACTGCACATGTTCTTAATGAGCACATGCGTGTCCTGTAAATCAGAGAAAATGTCTCCATTTCAGGACAAACCGAAATGCCCAGGAGGTAGGGTGTGGCCTTCATCTAGCCATATCTTCAAAAGACTGTTTTTAGCTGAAGTAAACGCACTGACAGATCCTGGCATTCCTAAATCATATAAACGGGCAGATTTTCAAtcctgctcagcacccagcagttcccattgagaACTCTGGAGAACCTCCTCCTCTCCGAGAGCAAATTGGGTCTAATGTGATCAACCCATCTTTCACAATACAAGACCCCCGTAACAAAATGCAGTGTGCTCTCTCCTCCAGgagtacctaactcccattaacattaagGGGGTTGGTATCAAAGGGAGAACAGACTCTGACATATACATGCACTCCTGAGAAGTACATTAAAAACGTGCAATGTTGGTTGTAAATACACCGCAAGCTTTATTCATTTATCTGTGCGCTGGCCTCAAATTTGTGGTTTGAGGCCATTTTGACTCCTACCTGTGCTTTTTTTAGCAGATCAGTAATAACAGGAAACCAATCAGGAGTCAGCCTCTCCAACTCTAAGGTGATGATCACCAAAGCCAATGTGGAGCCCTTAAACTGCAGTAGTTGGTGGCATGCCATACAGTGCTGTAGCTGTTTGGTCAAGAACGCAACATGGCGGGAAGGATTCATCTGAGGCAGCCCATTTAGTAGATGGGGCCAGTTGGACATCACCATGGCATGGAACTGGAGAGAagataaatatatacatacatatatataaacaaaaatagCAGAGGTCAACAGTGAACTTTGTACGTTTCATATGTTATTGACCAGAAGTGCAAACTAATTTCAATCCACATCAGGAAGTGTAGAAATATTTTCCCTGTTACCATGTGTTACTTGGTTTGTGTTGTACTTGCCAACCATCAAACTGTTTTAAAGCTTATAATGAATGTAAAAGGTCTGTGTTTTCTAACAAATTCTGAAGTCACTGCATTATCCTGACTACCAACAAAAGACAAGTGGTATTCAGGCCAGCAGATAGGAGTAAATTCAGTTGTCATGCTTTTGTTTCCTCAGTAAATTCATAGTCCAAGCACCTGGCTATGATAGGTGGTTTTCAAACAATCAGCAGCTTAATGTGGTTTAAATATCCATCCATTACTATAAAAAGAGAGCCCAGGGTATGTTCATTTCATGTGATTTTTGCCTTATAAACACATGATCATTTATTTAAGAAAAGTGTAATTGTTTCTATGAAGTGTTTAGCAAATAATGTGACTAAGTGCCAGATCAGTATGGTCTAATTGCCCAAAACTGGGGTCAAGTTTCAGTGGGGGCAAGAGATGGTTTGAGAGGACCTGTGTGTGAAATGTAGCAAAAATTCCGACAGCtttctatgtacagtattaaTAGAATGGAAATAGTTCGAAATATTTTTGcagtgtgtatttaaaaaaataaaaatggagtgTAGTTGTGCAGTACAGGAAACTTTTTAAAGTCCATTTTAGTTGTCCTTTAAAAATGGGGGTCTGGTtgaataatttttaaacaaaaattaaaggtTTTGAATAGCAGTATGTTTAAaagaaattgacatttttcaCTGTAACATTCTACAAAAGACTTGCAGATAGCTAAGACTGTGTGGCTTAAAAGTCACtgtggaaggggtgtgtgtgagcgCACGTGCATATGTGTTTTCTAGTCTTATTTGGTAAAAGAGCTGTTTCCTTAAACGAGAAACAAAACTAGTTTAGACTTTTGCAAAATTCTTAGTGCTTACAATGTTTAAGAAATCCATAGGTGTCGCTGTGTAAAGATCCCAGTGAAGCTTATCTAGTATAATTCTTTCCATTCTCAAAATCTCAGCTGGAGAGCATTTACAACCACTCCGCACTGCAAGCTTCTTCACTGATGGTATTACCTGTGAaaattgaaaataataataataaagaagccACCTTACTACACAACGTTGTGTGCGACCTTTTTTGTCTGTGCGTGCAAAGGGATCTGATTAACACACAGCTGCCTTGAGGAGCCAAGAATTGTTTAAATTCAGGTTACCCGATTTCTAAATACCTCCTGACAACACCAAGAGGGAATGTGACCCTGTTGAATATGAAATTAGAGATTCAAGAGCACTGCTTCCCCAGCCTTATTATTTTGCTGTCGTGACGGTCTCTCTGAAGCCTCCTGCTAGCCTGTTTCTTGGTGCTTTTTCTTTATTTGTGGTTCTCTTATTTCCTGTGGCCAATGACTCAACTTCTCCTGTCTACTGGGAAAATATTGCAAAGCACAGCCTTACGGTATGTATTGTGTGAAGGCTTATATGCATCTCTGCAGAGCATTTCAAGGATGCTGACGTGTTCAAGGAGAAACACACTTCTGACTCTAGCATTTACAATACCGAGTTCTTCTATTTCATGACCTTTAGAAAGGCCTTGAGCCCAGAGCTCTTCTCCTTTCATTACAGTTTGAAAAAGAAAAGCTTTGGCCACATTTAGATAACGAAGAGGGGAGGATGCAGTCTACGTTCTTCAAAGGCAATTTTGAGCTATTATTACaagctttcaatttttttttaactctaaatttgaaaagcaactagtTCAAAATGGTTTACATGATTTTTGAGGTGTGCTTTCAAAATGCTGCAAGAGGTTTTAGCCACATGATTATAACTGGGTAATTATCTCTCAGAGATACTCTCATATCCAGGTGAGCAGTTGCTGATTTAAATGTTTAATGAATGGACTGGGAACCAACCCATGTTTGAGTTATCTGCCCCAAACCACAGGGACTTAATTGGATGGAAGTCGAGCCACATCTTCTACCCTCAGGAAAATACATACCTTCTAACCTTGCTTTGAAGAACTATTACCCTGTCTTGGCTTCTTTAATCTCTCAATTTCCCATCATAGCAGCACAAGTGAAGGACAGAGCTTTAATAATATACATCTTTCATTCAAGGGACTCATGAAACTTTCCAAATGATGGTTAAGCAATATCAAGACAAGTGTTATTGTTATTAGCTAACCAAAGGACAGAGAGGATAAATTGGTAAAAGCCTGGAAACGTGAATGACTCAAGAATGACCAGAAGCTGATttactgtatttaaataaaatatacagaccTCATCTTCTTCGTTGGTTTTTGCTGCAAGGACGAGGCAGGTAATTGCTATGCACCGAAGGTATTTTACTTGTGCCTGAAGGGGAAAGAGCAAAACACTGAGCATAGAAGACAACGTTCTAGATGAAAATAAACAATGGTCATTCAGATAGAGAGGCCCAAATCTTCACCTTTAGTTTGCATTAAACCTGCTTTGACCTAAATTGTAGTTTCTATTAGTAAAAGATAATTTTATGCTCAAACAAAGCAAAGACATGAAAAATTACAATGGAATGAATCCCCTCCTGAGCGCAGGTATCACGGCATTCCGTACTTAGCTCATGCAATACAGTCAGCCCTAAGCTGCAGTGCTACCAGTCACAATGTGATGATTCCATTTATCTATTGTAAATTGATGGGTACTGAATACTAGGCTTGAACTTTTGGCTGATACAAattggggcagggatagctcagtggtttgagcattggcctgctaaacccagagtcatgagctcaatccttgagggggccatttagggcaaagatctgtctggggattggccctgctttgagcagggggttggactagatgacctcctgaggttcctttcaaccctgatattcaatgGGAAATTTGCCATTGATTCCAAGGACAGAGCGATCGGGCCCGTAGTTTGTGTAAAATAGCAGTGAAAAGTAGTTGCACGAACCCAAAGGCTTCATGTTTATAACTACATTTGGACTATAATTCAGGGGAAATCCCTCTTTAGGACAGCACtcaagtatgtgcttaaatgaaGCTCCTGCTTATGTCCTACTGACTTAAAGTTTATCACGTGCCAGGGACTTGATTGCTATCTGAGTTCTGGGCTTTCTAGAGTTCACTATCGGAGTGATTCCAAATACCTCCAGTCCAGCTACATTTGTAACTGAATCCTAATTAGATATTCGCGGCAGACCTagttaataataaaatcataaaaGAAAGCTTCCAAAGAGAATCTCTACCTTTACTGATGCCAATAACCGGTTAAGAATGTTGATAGCCAAGGCAAATGTTTCAGAGTAAAATTGGAACTGGGAGCTTAATTCTGCAATCCAGAGAACTGCTTTCTCATAATGTGATGGAGAGAGATCTGTGCCCTGAAATGGAGGAAGAAAGTTAAAACACAATTGGTGGTTTGTTAAACAACACACTTACTTTGGAGGAATAGAATTTAAAATCCATCCGTTTAAATGCTCTAATCAACAGCTCAGTTATACTCTTAGTCCAACAGTAGAGATCATCTTGAGGGTTTGAGCTGATTTTTTACATCTACGGGTTCTTTGTGCAGCTCCTTGTCTCAAATTTGCTCCACCCCTGGACTGGATAGAAGCCAAGTTTGCTACCATATGGCACATGCTTTAAAACCTATCTACCTACTCAGGCTTTTCTTGTGAGGACGTGTTCCAAGGGGAGGACAGAGTATAAGTCTTGTTGACGTACTATTGTCAGTGATTTATGGTATGCATTTAAATGTTAATGTAAAAGCAACTAGAGCTGTGTGATAGGCACACAGTATAAATTAGGGGATGATTCAGATAATAATATCCACCATTAACTTGTATTATATTGATCTCAAATTATCCATTCAGATGATAGTGCCCGgttcattaataaaataaataataataccttgcacttatatagcacttcCATTACATTGTGAGGAGAAGGGACCTAGCCTGAAATGCTTTTCAAGGGCAATTTTGCActttgatctcaaagcactttacaaatgtggtaagcattattatccccatatgACAGACAGAAAAACTGAGCAAGGTTAAGTGGCTTCCCAAGGTAACAGAGTGagccaatggcagagccaagaagagAATTTAGTTTCCTGACTCCTAACCACTAGATCGCAGATCATCCCCTCTTACTCTCATCTGAGtgaaattggggggtggggaataaaaAGTGACCAAGCACTGTAGATTTTAGGATTACTTACGTATAGGACCATTGATTTAACCCAAATAAACACACTCCCCTGTCATCCGATTGCTACTCCCAGGTTCCCATTTATGCAAGGATATTCTCTGGATTTTATTTTGGATCAACTGTGTTTTAGACATTGTGCATCTTGTTATACTAAATTGAAACCTGGACAGACACACATCCCAATCCTGGTATCTAGTCCATATGTGATGTAGATATGTGGATCAGATAGCAGAGTTGGGGCTGTATTTTGCAGAAAACCTTCTGGAACACTAATGCATTTCcaaagagaagaggaaagaatACCTTCAGTGTGAAATTCCAAAAAACTGGCACCTTCCAATTCCTGGCCTCTCTTATTAGGGCATTCTCTAGTAGGAACGGAAATCTCTGACTCTCAGAAGATCCGGTACACTTCATAGCAACGAGTGGGTGGGCCAGTTTCCCAGGTAGGCACAGCTATCTAAACCAAGGAAAACTGAAGCATTATAAAACATCACAACTCCTTAAAACTATATGAGGATTTTTTTCATAGTGGCTTCTTCAACTTTAAAATGTTGAGAACTAACTAAAGAATGTCCCTGCTATTTGTCTGTTGCCCAAAGCTGTTAAGAGATAGGACCCAGTCTTGCTTTCATGCCAGTTCATGACAGTTTTGTCATTAACTTCCATGGAAGCAGAAACAGATCCATGATGAAAGAAACCTCAGACAACTGAACAATTATGCAGCCGAGAGCTTTTCTTCATGGGCTGCATAAATACAGTACTTGCAGTAGCCTTCTAATGGAGGACTACCTACTACTGGGCTCACACGCTCTGTAAATAAAATTAGGTTCCTaactagctttaaaaaaaaaaaaatctattaactGCTACATTAAAGGTTTTGGAAAACAGAGGCCTAGAGTTCTAGTTTAAGGTAAACAGGTTCAACATCCTTTTTTGCTTTTTTCACACAAAACCTAAGATGAACAAAATTATTTTCAATGGGGTTTTATAATTCCAGGGGGAAAAGTTATGCTTAAAACAAGATAAAACTTTGATTGCAGTGTTTGGAATCTAAACTTTACAGTCTGGTGCTAGTGACTGAGAATCAGAAATGACACTGGTGAGTCTGTTTCCATTAGTCAAACAGAAAGCAATGCAAAGATGCAAACAAACAGCCAAGCTGATGAAAAAtaaactagattttaaaaattccattgGTTGTTTTAATCTTGGATGTTATTAGTAACACAGGTAAGGAAATCtgattgttaaaaataaaattttaaactaATAGCATTGCTTTAGAAAAATCACCACCTCTAACCAATCAAAACAGTTACACTTGTGAATCAAGAAATGTGAACTTCATTGACAAGCTGAAATTAAAGATTTTAATGCTTACATTTCAGTGCCACTTGAGAAGCTGAAAGAAAAGAGCATGAGCATGGACATAGCGTTTCACCTGTGAAACAGGACCCAGGGTTGATTTTTACTAATTTTAAGTTCTCGACTTCTTTTCTTTATTATAAAGCCCTGTGGACTCTGCCTTCCTCCTCTTTGCTTCCCAGAAGCTCTTATCACTATTTTCAGCAGCTCCGTTAAGTATTCAAAGCCTCCACGAACCTTCTGGAAACTACTCTACATTTCCAAAGCTGAAACTCCATGAAAtgtttttcccctcccccgctaAAGGCAAAAATAATGCACATGACTTTGGCTTTAATTGGTACTGGGTGCAAAAGAGCATCAGAACAGAAAGCCCCAAAAGTTAACCAAAGGGAGAGTTTGAAACAAGAACTGAAGCCAATGCAACCAAAGGGAAACTGTCAGGCCACTTTCTGATACACGCTGATATATCCCTGTtcctggtttaaaaaataaaataaaaactatttaaaattaaatagaagcaATTCTTAATACAGAAAAATGAATACTGGCAATATAAGTAACTATACTTCCCAAAATACTGTATGTGCAAACTTGGCCCTCCAAGTGATTAACGGAACGGATCTCTCACGTCTTACATTTACAAATGATTCTTATTGAAACCCATTTGCAATCTTCTGTTTTTCTCGAAGCACCGCATTCTTTAAAATTACATGTTACTGAGGAATCCTGCCACAGCAGGGGAATGGATCAAATGATTCAACAGTTCATTTCCTTCTCTTGTCTCTGGCTCCTTTGTTCCCACAAAGAGGTGCAGCTGGCAACATTTACCCAAATGGTGCATGAGAATAAGGGAGCTACATTTCAGGCATACCATCCTCTGCACAGGCTGACAGCAGGATGATGGGGTTAGGGAAGCAGGCCACAATCGTGGATCTCCAGGCACCCTGATGATGCAGAGCCAATCATAGGGACATGTTGTCACACATGGTGCCCCATTCCCTGAGTGGACTAAACCTTGAATCTCGAAGCAGCAGCAATAAGGTAAGTTTtgcttatttcttttttaaacagaaagaagaTGGAAGCAGTGGGAGATTGATATGGTaggggggaagggtgggtgaCAGGGGTAAAGATTGAAGAAATTAGCATCCCTAGGAAATTCTCACCTCTCTAAACATTTATGAGCCTAGCCAGGGTCTGGAGGGAGATATCAGTCTCCAGCTGTGGGCCTCATGTAGTGTTGCCATGGCTAGCAGCCACTGCCTGTACCGTGCTACCTCCTCCCTCCGAAAACACTCAGAGCAGGGATAGCTTTAGAGCAGCATTAACAACTCCCCCAGTTTTAACTTGGATATCAGCCGTGGGAAGGGTGGGAATACACACCACAAAGTGCGTCCGTTCGCTCgcccctgcccatttccccaccttcGTCACATATTGGCCCAAAGCCCCATTTATATGACAACCCACTCAGGGGGGCTGGTTGTCACAGAGTGTTATGGTgtagggtggaggggggggggtctctctgtaactggGTGAAACCCGTGGACTGTCCATGATTTTGACCTGGTGCCAGGGA
This Chrysemys picta bellii isolate R12L10 chromosome 8, ASM1138683v2, whole genome shotgun sequence DNA region includes the following protein-coding sequences:
- the CCNI2 gene encoding cyclin-I2, yielding MKCTGSSESQRFPFLLENALIREARNWKVPVFWNFTLKGTDLSPSHYEKAVLWIAELSSQFQFYSETFALAINILNRLLASVKAQVKYLRCIAITCLVLAAKTNEEDEVIPSVKKLAVRSGCKCSPAEILRMERIILDKLHWDLYTATPMDFLNIFHAMVMSNWPHLLNGLPQMNPSRHVAFLTKQLQHCMACHQLLQFKGSTLALVIITLELERLTPDWFPVITDLLKKAQVSSTKFIHCKELVDQQLIHLQPSNAVYIFNPANHAIRAHPEGKLPYYYSEWKNSSQISSRVIVSQPLPATFTPTSVKINEDSMETDEFYDGFRHLYNEDGVPEGGRVSIAGSCNNLRQRESSSPCPPLQPPEIN